Sequence from the Nitrincola iocasae genome:
AACAGCAAGCCGCTTTAACCTTAGAGTTTTTTTCGTTAGATGATACGCTGGCACAGGCCAATATCGTGATTATGGCGCTACCACTGAATTCTCAAACTCAGCATCTGATGGATGAACATCGACTACAACAGATGCCAGCCGGTTCTTTTTTGGTAAATCCATGTCGTGGATCAGTCGTTGATGAAACGGCTGTTTTGCGTATGCTTAACAGTGGGCATATAGAGGGGTATGCCAGCGATGTTTTTGAAATGGAGGACTGGGCACGTGATGACCGCCCGGACGTTATCGATCAAAAACTATTAATGCATCCCAACACATTATTTACAGCACATATCGGTTCAGCGGTCAGAAAGGTCAGATTGGCAATAGAGAAACGCGCCGCTGAAAACATTCTCAGTGTTTTACGTGGTGAGCCGCCATTGGATCCAGCAAATCAGTTAATCTCACGAAAGGATGCCGCATGCTCAATCTAATCTGGTTAAAAAGCCTGACAACACTGATTGAGCAGCACAGTTTTCAGGCCGCTGCTAATCAATTAGGATTGGCACAACCGACAGTTACCCAGCATATTCAAAAACTGGAAGAAATGCTCTGTGTACCGTTGATAAAGCGAGGGCGTAGCGGATGTCAGCCGACAGAGTATGCCCTGCGTCTATTGCCCTATGCCACGAGTATGTTGCGGCTGCAAGATAGAGCTTTACAGGCCGTTCAACAACCTTCTATGAGAGTCGGTGCTAGTTCAAATATCGGTATTTATTTATTACAGCCTTACTTGCAAAGCTACCTGAGCACACAAACACGGCAACAAGACCCGCTTGACTTGGTGATTGATACCAACCCAACGATTGCTGAAAAACTCGAGAACGCTGAAATTGATATTGCATTAATGGAATGGTGGCCACCTAAGACTGGATTTGACTCTCAAACTTGGAAAACTGAACCACTAGTATTGATTACACCACCCGATCATGCACTGACACAGCTCCCCTCTATAAGCAGAACAATGCTGTCTGGGCTAAATTTGATCGGTGGTGAATCTGGAAGTGGCACTGGACGCTTACTGAAAACCTATCTACAGGATTTTCAGCAGATGCCCACTATAACCATGCAATTGGGTAGCACGGAGGCCGTTAAACAGGCGGTTCGAGCTGGTTTAGGAATATCGCTAGTGTTTGCTTCCGCTGTTGTTGATGAAGTACAACATGGCAGTTTGTGTGCAATCCCTTTGGAAGATAGTGCGCTAAAAAAATCTATCCAGATAGTCTGGCGGCACCAGTCGCTTGGTTATGACAAACGACCAGAATTTGTTGAACATTTGCTGCAAACATCAATAAATCTGAATCCGGCTGGACTTTAATCCATTCAATTAAATGGTTTGTAGTAGTGGCTTCACTCCGAGCAAACCTTTCGAATTTACCGCTGTCATTCACCAGTAGCCTGTCGATAGGTTGGGTTTACAGTCGATATCAGAGTACCAACATATTATTGAAACCATCATAGATGAACTGAATCGCCAGTGCCGCCAGGATAACCCCCAAAAACCGCCGCAAAATCTCATCACCGGTTTTTCCAATCATTTTTTTCACATAACCGGACAACAGCATCAATACCAGGGTCAAGCCATAGGTACAGATCACAGCAACCAATACAGAGATTTCCTGCGAAGCGGATTCCGCG
This genomic interval carries:
- a CDS encoding LysR family transcriptional regulator, whose product is MLNLIWLKSLTTLIEQHSFQAAANQLGLAQPTVTQHIQKLEEMLCVPLIKRGRSGCQPTEYALRLLPYATSMLRLQDRALQAVQQPSMRVGASSNIGIYLLQPYLQSYLSTQTRQQDPLDLVIDTNPTIAEKLENAEIDIALMEWWPPKTGFDSQTWKTEPLVLITPPDHALTQLPSISRTMLSGLNLIGGESGSGTGRLLKTYLQDFQQMPTITMQLGSTEAVKQAVRAGLGISLVFASAVVDEVQHGSLCAIPLEDSALKKSIQIVWRHQSLGYDKRPEFVEHLLQTSINLNPAGL